A region of Elusimicrobiota bacterium DNA encodes the following proteins:
- a CDS encoding NAD-dependent epimerase/dehydratase family protein, protein MTQILLTGGAGFVGSHTAEALLAKGHHVRVLDVLDPQIHGKERQFPSALDPRVERMRGDVRRPGDLAKALDGIEVVFHFAARTGVGQSQYEVARYVDTNVGGTAALLQAIVGQKTRIKKLVLASSRAVYGEGAARCPRHGQGHPARRVRGDLERGDFQIKCAHCGRDMRPVPTAEDAALDPGSIYALTKKHQEDLCLQTASAHGFSVVILRYFNVYGSRQSLGNPYTGVVTVFFLPTPDDIKKGIGRIRSLGEKPKGGPPRQLRADRPGFVVPSLVWAIPRGWAFGGTKRLLVKPKTFFNGLKGMNKIVDKNGRSHYDEIRMV, encoded by the coding sequence GTGACCCAAATCCTCCTCACCGGCGGAGCCGGCTTTGTCGGGTCCCACACCGCGGAGGCTCTTTTGGCCAAGGGCCACCACGTTCGGGTGTTGGATGTCCTGGACCCCCAGATTCATGGAAAGGAAAGGCAGTTCCCATCCGCGCTGGATCCCCGCGTGGAGCGAATGCGGGGCGATGTCCGTCGTCCCGGGGACCTGGCCAAAGCCCTCGACGGGATCGAGGTCGTCTTCCATTTCGCTGCCCGAACCGGCGTGGGCCAAAGCCAATATGAGGTCGCTCGTTACGTCGACACCAATGTGGGAGGAACAGCCGCCCTCCTGCAGGCCATCGTCGGCCAAAAAACCCGGATTAAAAAACTGGTGCTGGCTTCCTCCCGGGCCGTCTATGGGGAAGGCGCCGCTCGCTGTCCCCGCCACGGCCAAGGCCATCCCGCCCGGCGGGTTCGCGGGGACCTGGAGAGGGGGGATTTTCAAATTAAATGCGCCCACTGCGGCCGCGACATGCGCCCGGTTCCCACCGCCGAGGACGCCGCTTTGGATCCCGGCTCCATTTACGCGCTCACCAAGAAACACCAGGAAGATCTCTGCCTTCAAACCGCTTCCGCTCACGGTTTTTCCGTGGTGATCCTCCGTTATTTCAACGTGTATGGGTCCCGCCAATCCCTGGGCAACCCCTACACCGGCGTGGTCACCGTCTTTTTCTTACCGACCCCGGATGACATTAAGAAAGGGATTGGACGAATTCGTTCGTTGGGCGAAAAACCAAAAGGCGGGCCCCCTCGGCAGTTACGAGCGGACCGTCCGGGATTTGTCGTCCCATCACTTGTTTGGGCAATCCCGCGCGGGTGGGCGTTCGGGGGTACCAAACGACTCTTAGTGAAACCAAAGACTTTCTTTAATGGTCTGAAGGGTATGAACAAAATAGTTGATAAAAACGGCAGGAGTCACTATGACGAAATTCGAATGGTCTGA
- a CDS encoding hemerythrin family protein, whose translation MTKFEWSDLYTTGIPRVDREHRELFRCAETFDEACRENRGPEQLEQTLHYLHHYAMTHFRGEEDQMERVAYPELESHRLEHEGLLSRVRKTLEKMHEGESPALAEFGEFVNAWISRHILERDKNFAKWLAHKTKRPRSPSESLVLEPDSP comes from the coding sequence ATGACGAAATTCGAATGGTCTGATCTTTACACCACCGGCATTCCGCGCGTGGACCGGGAACACCGGGAGTTGTTCCGTTGCGCCGAAACCTTTGATGAAGCCTGCCGGGAAAACCGCGGACCCGAACAGTTGGAGCAGACTCTCCATTATCTCCACCATTATGCCATGACCCATTTCCGCGGGGAGGAAGACCAAATGGAGAGGGTCGCGTATCCTGAATTGGAAAGCCACCGGCTGGAACATGAGGGTCTGCTGTCCCGGGTCCGAAAGACGCTGGAAAAAATGCACGAGGGAGAATCTCCCGCGTTGGCGGAATTCGGTGAGTTCGTCAACGCCTGGATCTCCCGGCACATCCTTGAACGGGACAAGAATTTCGCCAAATGGCTGGCCCACAAGACGAAAAGGCCTCGTTCTCCCTCCGAATCTCTGGTTCTTGAGCCCGACTCCCCCTGA
- the trpS gene encoding tryptophan--tRNA ligase, with protein MTTNPLIPVLSGMRPTGKLHLGNYWGALVPWIQLQNGGKHRCFFMVADLHALTTGYEDTKDLQASIHDMVLDWLAAGLDPEKSVFFVQSRVPEHSELALLFSMITPLGWLERIPTYKEQLREITGREITTHGFLGYPVLQAADILVYKAQAVPVGEDQLSHLELTQEIARRFNRLYGNVFPEPKAMLGRTPKVPGLDGRKMSKSYGNSVELGDTPEILWGKIQKMFTDPAKLRANDPGHPEGCVVFALHKIYNAEAPSRELECREGRIGCVACKKHLLGLMEPLKAIQEKRVLLAQKPDYIRDVLEEGTRRAKAVAQETLAEVQTAMGLRPRTK; from the coding sequence ATGACGACGAACCCTCTTATTCCCGTTCTTTCCGGCATGCGGCCCACCGGCAAATTGCACCTCGGCAATTATTGGGGGGCGTTGGTTCCTTGGATCCAATTGCAAAATGGGGGAAAACACCGCTGTTTTTTCATGGTGGCGGATCTCCACGCCCTCACGACGGGGTACGAGGACACCAAAGACCTTCAGGCTAGCATCCACGATATGGTGTTGGACTGGCTGGCGGCGGGGTTGGACCCGGAAAAAAGCGTGTTCTTCGTCCAATCCCGTGTGCCGGAACACTCGGAACTGGCGCTTCTTTTCTCCATGATCACCCCTCTGGGGTGGTTGGAGCGAATTCCTACCTATAAAGAGCAACTGCGGGAGATCACGGGGCGAGAAATCACGACCCACGGGTTTTTGGGTTATCCGGTGCTTCAGGCGGCGGACATCCTGGTCTACAAAGCGCAAGCGGTCCCGGTGGGAGAGGACCAACTCTCCCACCTCGAACTCACCCAGGAAATCGCCCGGCGTTTCAATCGGCTTTACGGAAACGTTTTCCCGGAGCCCAAGGCGATGCTCGGGCGAACTCCCAAAGTGCCGGGGCTGGACGGCCGCAAGATGTCCAAATCCTATGGAAATTCCGTGGAACTCGGCGACACGCCTGAAATCCTTTGGGGAAAAATTCAAAAAATGTTCACGGACCCGGCAAAACTCCGCGCCAACGATCCCGGCCACCCCGAAGGATGCGTTGTTTTCGCCCTGCACAAGATTTATAATGCCGAGGCCCCCAGCCGGGAGTTGGAATGCCGGGAAGGGCGCATCGGGTGCGTGGCGTGCAAGAAGCATCTGCTGGGGTTGATGGAGCCCCTCAAAGCCATCCAAGAGAAACGGGTTCTGTTGGCCCAAAAACCGGATTATATCCGAGACGTTCTTGAAGAAGGGACCCGGCGGGCCAAAGCCGTGGCCCAAGAGACTTTGGCCGAAGTTCAAACCGCCATGGGCCTTCGCCCCAGGACAAAATGA